In Leishmania braziliensis MHOM/BR/75/M2904 complete genome, chromosome 23, one genomic interval encodes:
- a CDS encoding putative tryptophanyl-tRNA synthetase, whose translation MRRVTCWAWTLRAGVCTFTALRSTSERSDCAKDPRELAQHPPGGGDADTEDVITPWTVVAKGPQGINYDRVLTTFKAERVDDSARQHIRDAIVKCHERTASVTSVNAQNTPTPVSTAVSPGGVPAQVSVSPAAQQQQPPPPPLHHFFSRGIAFSHRDLHKALDDIEASIKPDEPSVFLYTGRGPSAGTMHAGHVLPFMLAKYLQDVFNLPLVIQITDDEKFLFRGVPFEGAVAEEVILNNIKDIIAFGFHPRHTFIFRNTHYMGELYPTVLPLQRSMTGNSVKHTLGITDSDNVGKFAFPATQAAPCFSTAFRRVLPNGDRPMRCLIPCAIDQDPFFVLTRAAAPRLKQPPPALLHTQFLPALKGLEHKMSSSAEENGVITLHDTDKQVRKKLRRAFSGGCATLEQMQETGANLKVDVAYQYLRFFCRDDALFADVTQRYGRGTMNSGDVKDLAADCIIRDVLHDWREQRAKVSDDDVVNFCRIRDILH comes from the coding sequence ATGCGTCGCGTCACCTGCTGGGCATGGACTTTGCGCGCCGGCGTGTGCACTTTCACAGCACTGCGTAGCACAAGCGAGAGATCTGACTGCGCGAAGGATCCTCGCGAACTTGCCCAACACCCCCCCGGAGGCGGTGATGCCGATACGGAAGACGTCATTACCCCCTGGACGGTAGTCGCCAAGGGCCCGCAGGGGATCAACTATGATCGCGTGTTAACCACATTCAAAGCGGAGCGAGTGGACGACAGCGCACGTCAGCATATTCGTGATGCCATCGTCAAGTGCCACGAGCGAACCGCATCCGTCACCTCTGTCAACGCCCAGAACACCCCGACCCCCGTTTCGACTGCTGTGTCACCTGGAGGTGTGCCAGCGCAGGTCTCCGTGTCTcctgccgcgcagcagcagcaaccaccaccaccgccgcttcaCCACTTCTTCAGCCGCGGCATTGCCTTCTCGCACCGCGACTTGCACAAGGCACTCGACGACATCGAGGCTTCCATCAAGCCGGATGAGCCTTCCGTCTTCCTCTACACCGGCCGTGGCCCCAGCGCTGGCACCATGCACGCGGGCCATGTGCTGCCCTTCATGCTGGCCAAGTACCTCCAAGACGTCTTCAATCTCCCTCTCGTGATACAAATCACCGACGACGAAAAGTTTCTCTTTCGCGGCGTCCCCTTCGAGGGGgccgtggcggaggaggtcATTCTCAACAACATCAAGGATATCATCGCCTTTGGCTTCCACCCGCGCCATACCTTCATCTTTCGCAACACGCACTACATGGGCGAGCTGTACCCGACAGTGCTGCCGCTCCAGCGTAGCATGACAGGCAACTCAGTGAAGCACACTCTCGGCATCACCGACAGCGACAACGTCGGCAAATTCGCCTTTCCTGCAACCCAGGCAGCTCCGTGCTTCAGCACCGCTTTTCGTCGCGTCCTGCCGAACGGTGACAGACCGATGCGGTGCCTGATTCCCTGCGCCATTGACCAGGACCCTTTCTTTGTGCTCAcccgcgctgccgcgccgcggcTGAAGCAGCCGCCACCGGCCCTTCTTCACACTCAGTTCCTGCCCGCACTCAAGGGGCTGGAGCACAAgatgagcagcagtgcagaggAGAACGGCGTCATTACGCTACACGACACGGATAAGCAGGTGCGCAAGAAGCTGCGCCGTGCCTTCTCGGGTGGCTGCGCCACCCTAGAGCAGATGCAGGAGACGGGGGCGAACCTGAAGGTGGATGTGGCCTACCAGTACCTGCGCTTCTTCTGCCGTGACGACGCACTCTTCGCCGACGTGACGCAGCGCTACGGCAGAGGTACGATGAACAGCGGGGATGTGAAGGACCTGGCGGCGGACTGCATCATCCGTGACGTGCTGCACGACTGGCGGGAACAGCGCGCAAAGGTAAGCGACGATGACGTGGTAAACTTCTGCAGGATTCGAGACATTCTTCACTGA
- the PTR1 gene encoding pteridine reductase 1, which produces MTSVATVPVALVTAAAKRLGCGIAEILHAQGYAVCLHYHRSAEDANTLTATLNSRRPNSAIAVQADLSAVATASVSSAHDAAPISLVQRCAGLVDACYNHWGRCDVLVNNASAYYPTPLLNKVEEGHEPSMNEETEAAAAADLFGTNALAPFFLIKAFAQRVADIPAEQRSDNYSIVNIIDAMTNQPLLGFTMYTMAKEALEGLTRSAALELAPLQVRVNGVSPGLSLFPADMPSAVQADYRSKVPLYQRESTAEEVAAAVFFLCSSSAKYITGTCVKVDGGYSLTRA; this is translated from the coding sequence ATGACGTCCGTTGCGACAGTACCGGTGGCGTTAGTAACAGCCGCCGCGAAGCGCCTTGGCTGTGGCATTGCTGAAATCCTTCACGCACAGGGGTACGCCGTCTGCTTGCATTATCATCGCTCTGCTGAAGATGCGAACACACTTACCGCGACGCTCAACTCAAGGCGACCGAACAGCGCCATTGCGGTGCAGGCGGACTTGAGCGCCGTTGCCACAGCGTCGGTCAGTAGCGCTCATGACGCGGCTCCTATTTCCCTCGTTCAGCGCTGCGCTGGGTTGGTGGATGCGTGCTACAACCACTGGGGACGCTGCGACGTGCTCGTAAACAACGCCTCTGCCTACTACCCCACGCCACTGCTGAACAAGGTCGAGGAGGGACACGAGCCGTCTATGAATGAGGAGACCGaggcagcggccgccgctgaccTCTTCGGCACCAACGCGCTTGCGCCCTTCTTCTTGATTAAGGCGTTCGCCCAGCGCGTCGCGGACATTCCAGctgagcagcgcagcgacaACTACTCCATCGTGAATATCATCGACGCCATGACAAACCAGCCTCTTCTCGGGTTCACCATGTACACTATGGCTAAGGAGGCGTTGGAGGGGCTCACACGgtctgctgcgctggagcttgcaccgctgcaggtTCGCGTGAACGGCGTTAGCCCAGGTCTGTCACTGTTCCCTGCTGACATGCCCTCTGCCGTGCAGGCGGACTATCGTAGCAAGGTGCCCCTCTACCAGCGCGAGTCCACCGCCGAAGAGGTGGCCGCCGCGGTTTTTTTCCtgtgctcctccagcgcgaAATACATCACTGGCACGTGTGTCAAGGTTGATGGTGGCTACAGCCTTACCCGGGCCTGA